The following proteins are co-located in the Ketogulonicigenium robustum genome:
- a CDS encoding 2-hydroxyacid dehydrogenase produces MTIDILQTGPLLPETTAALQQQGFTLHPYYNAPDRAALLADVAPRIRGLTAGAAPAALIAQLPALEMIANYGAGYDRVDTAAASARGIRVSNTPDPLLNDVVAELGVGMMIEMTRRIAWHDRFVRAGQWQSGPAAPLTGTLVGKKAGFVGMGRIGIEIADRLRALKMQICYTARSPKPDLPYEYYPDLAAMAHDVDWLIVIVPGGAETQGLVSRAVLEALGPQGHVLNLARGSVIDEPAMVELLQSGALGGAALDVFAHEPKVPEALFALDNVLLQPHVGGAVAAARVAMGELMVANLAAHFAGRPLPSPVI; encoded by the coding sequence ATGACCATCGACATCCTGCAAACGGGGCCGCTGCTGCCCGAAACGACCGCTGCCTTGCAGCAACAGGGCTTCACGCTGCACCCCTATTACAACGCCCCCGACCGTGCTGCCCTGCTGGCCGATGTGGCCCCCCGCATCCGTGGCCTGACCGCCGGTGCCGCGCCCGCCGCCCTGATCGCGCAGCTGCCCGCCCTTGAAATGATTGCGAATTACGGGGCGGGGTATGACCGGGTTGATACCGCCGCGGCCAGCGCGCGGGGGATTCGCGTCAGCAACACGCCCGACCCGCTGCTGAACGATGTGGTGGCCGAACTGGGCGTTGGCATGATGATTGAAATGACCCGCCGCATCGCGTGGCACGACCGCTTCGTGCGCGCGGGCCAGTGGCAAAGCGGCCCCGCCGCGCCGCTGACCGGCACCTTGGTCGGCAAGAAGGCGGGTTTCGTCGGCATGGGCCGCATCGGCATCGAGATTGCCGACCGCCTGCGCGCGCTGAAGATGCAGATTTGCTACACCGCGCGCAGCCCCAAGCCTGATTTGCCCTATGAGTACTACCCCGACTTGGCCGCGATGGCGCACGATGTCGATTGGCTGATCGTCATCGTGCCGGGCGGTGCCGAGACGCAAGGCTTGGTCAGCCGCGCGGTGTTGGAGGCTTTGGGCCCGCAGGGGCATGTCCTCAACCTGGCGCGCGGCAGTGTGATTGACGAACCCGCCATGGTCGAGCTGCTGCAAAGCGGCGCGTTGGGCGGGGCCGCGCTGGACGTGTTCGCGCACGAGCCGAAGGTGCCCGAGGCGCTGTTTGCGCTGGATAACGTGTTGCTGCAGCCGCATGTCGGCGGGGCGGTAGCCGCTGCGCGCGTGGCGATGGGGGAACTGATGGTTGCCAATCTGGCCGCGCATTTCGCGGGGCGGCCCCTGCCCAGCCCTGTCATCTAG
- a CDS encoding amidohydrolase family protein encodes MRLHHIKANAFHAPTLAAVEELPDTLITCDDQGTIVAVTPGGDHADALRLPAGQVLLPGFVDLHVHAPQYPQLGSALDLPLEDWLQHYTFPLEARYADLDFARDVYSALIDDMLALGTTAALHFATVHVPATNLLADICLAKGQRAVIGKVAMDDPAACPDYYRDASAADAVAGTRAVIDHIHTIAGVGGLVAPAITPRFIPSCTDECLHGLGQLAAETGVRVQSHISESDWAHGYVQDRMGQSDAESLAHFGLLRPHSVFAHGTHLSESDMALLRDHGAGVAHCAASNAYFAGAVFPLRRALDMGLNTGLGTDISGGPSPSIFEAARMTVAASRIRQRGVDAAAPSDQRGTGEAPIDMATAFHLATRGGAQTLGLPTGSFAVGMKFDAMAVDTTAAAGTIRPFGATGLRLLEKILHTASRPNIAAVWTDGVRRV; translated from the coding sequence ATGCGTCTGCACCATATTAAGGCAAACGCCTTCCATGCGCCCACTCTTGCCGCCGTCGAGGAACTGCCCGACACCCTCATCACCTGTGATGACCAGGGCACAATTGTGGCGGTGACGCCGGGGGGCGATCACGCCGACGCGCTGCGCCTGCCTGCGGGGCAGGTGTTGCTGCCGGGGTTTGTCGATCTGCACGTGCACGCCCCGCAATACCCCCAATTGGGAAGCGCGCTGGATCTGCCGCTGGAAGACTGGCTGCAGCACTACACCTTCCCGCTCGAGGCGCGCTACGCCGACCTCGATTTCGCGCGCGATGTGTATAGCGCGCTGATTGACGACATGCTGGCCCTTGGCACAACGGCGGCGCTGCATTTTGCCACCGTGCACGTGCCCGCAACGAACCTGCTGGCCGATATCTGTCTGGCCAAGGGGCAGCGGGCGGTGATCGGCAAGGTGGCGATGGACGACCCGGCAGCCTGCCCCGATTACTACCGCGATGCCTCGGCGGCTGATGCGGTGGCGGGCACGCGCGCGGTGATCGACCATATCCACACCATCGCGGGTGTCGGGGGGCTTGTTGCCCCCGCAATCACGCCGCGCTTCATTCCCAGTTGCACCGATGAATGCTTGCACGGCTTGGGGCAACTGGCCGCCGAAACCGGTGTGCGGGTGCAATCGCATATCTCGGAATCCGACTGGGCGCATGGCTATGTGCAAGACCGCATGGGCCAGTCGGACGCGGAAAGCCTGGCTCATTTCGGCCTGCTGCGCCCACATTCTGTCTTCGCGCACGGCACACATCTGTCCGAGAGCGATATGGCGCTGCTGCGCGATCATGGGGCGGGGGTGGCGCATTGCGCGGCGTCGAACGCCTATTTCGCTGGGGCGGTGTTTCCGCTGCGCCGCGCGCTGGATATGGGCCTGAACACCGGCCTTGGCACCGATATTTCGGGCGGCCCCAGCCCCTCTATATTCGAGGCTGCCCGCATGACCGTCGCCGCATCGCGCATCCGCCAGCGCGGCGTTGACGCGGCTGCCCCGTCCGACCAGCGTGGCACCGGCGAGGCCCCGATCGACATGGCGACCGCCTTCCATCTGGCCACGCGCGGCGGGGCGCAGACATTGGGCCTGCCCACGGGCAGCTTCGCGGTTGGGATGAAGTTTGATGCAATGGCGGTGGATACCACCGCTGCGGCAGGGACGATCCGCCCCTTTGGTGCGACCGGCCTGCGGCTGCTGGAAAAAATCCTGCATACCGCAAGCCGGCCCAATATCGCCGCCGTCTGGACCGACGGCGTGCGGCGTGTTTAG